In one Mycobacterium sp. NBC_00419 genomic region, the following are encoded:
- a CDS encoding FHA domain-containing protein FhaB/FipA, whose translation MQGLVLQLTRAGFLLLLWLFIWSVLRILRNDIYAPTGAVMVRRGLALRGALLPSRQHRSNARYLVVTDGALAGTRITLGSQPVLIGRADDSTLVLTDDYASTRHARLSQRGSDWYVEDLGSTNGTYLDRAKVTTAVRVPIGTPVHIGKTVIELRP comes from the coding sequence ATGCAGGGACTAGTTCTGCAGCTGACGCGCGCCGGCTTCCTGCTGTTGCTGTGGCTGTTCATCTGGTCGGTCCTGCGCATCCTGCGCAACGACATCTACGCCCCGACCGGGGCTGTCATGGTGCGCCGCGGTCTGGCCCTGCGCGGTGCGCTGCTGCCCTCGCGTCAGCACCGCAGTAATGCCCGCTACCTTGTGGTGACCGACGGTGCGCTGGCCGGCACCCGCATCACGCTGGGCAGCCAACCGGTGCTCATCGGCCGCGCCGACGACTCCACGCTGGTGCTGACCGACGACTACGCCTCCACCCGGCACGCCCGGCTGTCCCAGCGGGGTTCGGACTGGTACGTCGAAGACCTAGGATCGACCAACGGCACATACCTCGACAGGGCGAAGGTGACCACGGCAGTTCGCGTTCCGATCGGCACGCCGGTACATATCGGCAAGACGGTAATTGAGCTGCGCCCGTGA
- a CDS encoding DUF3662 and FHA domain-containing protein translates to MSNQRGLVSRIERKLENTVGDAVARVFGGSIVPQEVEELLRREAADGVQTLQGGRFLAPNDYVITLSGSDFEKVSADRDLTSDTFAKHLGGYIQEQGWQTYGDVVVRFEHSPNLHTGQYRARGVVNPDASPHPTAGATAPAESKDAFTAEPGVPPMSDNPSYRGDQGQGRPADDYYEDRDRYARPADEPRGGTPAPEQRGPYPPDQERPGYTPPNEPGYPPRGGYPEQGGYQQGYPSQGGYEQRPPAGYGGGYDQGYRQPPPGYGPPPQAPYGPPAGGGYNAPSGDYDYGRAPGRHEEPGYGRPESRPGYPDQGGYEQQQGYPGQGGGYGRQDYAQPDYPRYEQGAGYAEPGRDYDYGQPAGGGYAGYGQPAQGDYPGAAHNVTLQLDDGSGRTYQLREGANVIGRGQDAQFRLPDTGVSRRHLEIRWDGQVALLSDLNSTNGTTVNNAPVQEWQLADGDVIRLGHSEIIVRVH, encoded by the coding sequence ATGAGTAACCAGAGAGGTCTGGTTTCACGCATCGAGCGCAAACTCGAGAACACGGTGGGTGATGCCGTTGCCCGGGTATTCGGTGGGTCGATCGTTCCGCAAGAAGTAGAAGAACTACTGCGCCGGGAGGCCGCCGATGGTGTGCAAACGCTGCAGGGCGGCCGTTTTTTGGCGCCCAACGACTACGTCATTACCCTCAGTGGGTCCGACTTTGAGAAGGTCAGCGCCGATCGCGATCTCACATCGGACACTTTTGCCAAACACTTGGGGGGATACATCCAGGAACAAGGGTGGCAAACGTATGGTGATGTCGTTGTCAGGTTCGAGCACTCGCCCAACCTGCACACTGGCCAATACCGTGCGCGTGGCGTCGTCAATCCGGACGCCAGCCCCCACCCGACCGCAGGCGCAACCGCCCCAGCAGAATCGAAAGATGCGTTCACCGCAGAACCAGGAGTACCACCGATGAGCGACAACCCGAGTTACCGCGGCGACCAGGGTCAGGGGCGGCCCGCCGACGACTACTACGAGGACCGCGACCGCTACGCCCGCCCGGCCGACGAGCCGCGTGGTGGCACTCCCGCTCCCGAGCAGCGCGGCCCGTACCCGCCCGACCAGGAGCGTCCCGGCTACACCCCGCCGAACGAGCCGGGCTACCCGCCGCGTGGCGGCTACCCCGAGCAGGGCGGCTACCAGCAGGGCTACCCCAGCCAGGGCGGCTACGAGCAGCGTCCCCCGGCCGGCTACGGCGGCGGCTACGACCAGGGCTACCGGCAGCCGCCTCCCGGCTACGGCCCGCCGCCGCAGGCGCCCTACGGCCCGCCCGCCGGCGGTGGCTACAACGCCCCGTCCGGTGACTACGACTACGGCCGCGCACCGGGCCGCCACGAGGAGCCCGGCTACGGGCGTCCCGAGTCCCGCCCGGGCTACCCCGACCAGGGCGGCTACGAGCAGCAGCAGGGCTATCCCGGCCAGGGCGGTGGCTACGGCCGCCAGGACTACGCCCAGCCCGACTACCCCCGCTACGAGCAGGGGGCGGGCTACGCCGAACCGGGACGTGACTACGACTACGGCCAGCCCGCCGGCGGCGGCTACGCCGGCTACGGCCAGCCGGCCCAGGGTGACTACCCCGGCGCCGCCCACAACGTCACCCTGCAGCTCGACGACGGCAGCGGGCGCACCTACCAGCTGCGTGAGGGCGCCAACGTCATCGGCCGCGGGCAGGACGCCCAGTTCCGGCTCCCCGACACCGGGGTTTCGCGCCGGCATCTGGAGATCCGCTGGGATGGCCAGGTGGCGCTGCTCTCCGACCTCAACTCGACCAACGGGACGACGGTCAACAACGCGCCCGTCCAGGAATGGCAGCTGGCCGACGGTGACGTCATCCGGCTCGGCCACTCCGAGATCATCGTCCGCGTTCACTGA
- a CDS encoding 13E12 repeat family protein, giving the protein MIQVCGVSAGAPGAFGDLGQALTRLSELDLATLTPREIVPALESLQLVRNALPAVEHQLLATLQRQTTPGELGDAPTWAVWLRDLLLLSSAEARRRVDHAKALGPRTSLTGQPLGPELPATAAAQADGLITEAHVAVMTDFADRIPEGVDPEEVAEAEANLAELAAAFTPEELRTLVTKQLYCWNQDGQFTDVDRAKKRGIVIGKQGPDGMSRIAGWLTPAMRAKWEAALKKEAAPGHNIPGNPTAVGAETTEDQIKADTRTPAQRTHDAMEALLTAFLAADVLGTHRGLPVKLIIRADLADLEARTGHALTSSGSMMPISDVIALLDGKQAHHYLAIFQGAKSLQLNEGRSKRLATAAQRLMLFARDGGSTRPGSTTPFDHCEVNHNIKWAAPHNGPTDIDGLSLMSGPDNRILEKGGYTVTLGKGGIEWRPSRRSTRRRPPRNYYFNPHQIVKRGDGADDTDPP; this is encoded by the coding sequence ATGATCCAGGTTTGCGGCGTCAGCGCCGGTGCGCCGGGTGCTTTCGGCGACCTGGGGCAGGCGTTGACCCGGTTGTCCGAGTTAGACCTGGCGACTCTGACTCCGCGCGAGATAGTGCCGGCCCTGGAGTCCCTGCAGCTGGTGCGCAATGCGCTGCCCGCTGTCGAGCACCAGCTGCTGGCCACGCTGCAGCGCCAGACGACGCCTGGTGAGCTTGGCGACGCACCTACCTGGGCAGTGTGGCTGCGCGACCTGCTGCTTCTGTCATCGGCTGAGGCGCGCCGTCGGGTGGACCACGCCAAGGCGCTCGGGCCACGGACCTCACTGACCGGCCAACCCCTCGGACCCGAACTACCGGCAACCGCTGCCGCCCAGGCTGACGGGCTGATCACCGAAGCGCACGTCGCGGTGATGACCGACTTCGCCGACCGGATTCCCGAAGGTGTCGACCCGGAGGAGGTCGCCGAGGCCGAGGCCAACCTCGCCGAGCTGGCCGCCGCGTTCACGCCCGAAGAACTGCGCACACTGGTCACCAAGCAGCTCTACTGCTGGAACCAAGATGGTCAGTTCACCGACGTCGACCGTGCCAAGAAACGCGGCATCGTCATCGGCAAGCAAGGCCCCGACGGCATGAGCCGAATCGCGGGCTGGCTTACCCCGGCGATGCGGGCCAAATGGGAAGCGGCCCTGAAGAAAGAGGCGGCCCCGGGGCACAACATTCCCGGGAATCCCACCGCCGTGGGCGCGGAGACCACCGAAGATCAGATCAAGGCCGACACGCGCACGCCCGCTCAGCGCACCCACGACGCGATGGAAGCCCTGCTCACCGCATTCCTGGCCGCTGACGTGCTCGGCACCCACCGCGGGCTACCGGTCAAGCTGATCATCCGCGCCGACTTGGCTGACCTCGAAGCCCGCACCGGCCACGCGTTGACCTCCAGCGGGTCGATGATGCCCATCTCAGATGTCATCGCACTGCTCGATGGCAAGCAGGCGCACCACTATCTGGCGATTTTCCAGGGAGCAAAGTCGCTGCAGCTCAACGAAGGCCGGTCGAAGCGTCTCGCCACCGCCGCCCAGCGTCTGATGCTCTTCGCCCGTGATGGCGGCAGCACGCGGCCCGGATCCACAACTCCGTTCGACCATTGCGAGGTCAACCACAACATCAAATGGGCCGCACCACACAACGGGCCCACAGACATCGACGGATTGTCGCTTATGTCCGGACCGGACAACCGCATCCTCGAAAAGGGCGGATACACGGTCACCCTCGGCAAGGGAGGTATCGAATGGCGGCCGAGCCGCCGATCCACCCGCCGACGACCACCCCGCAACTACTACTTCAACCCTCATCAGATCGTCAAAAGAGGGGACGGCGCAGACGACACGGATCCGCCGTGA
- a CDS encoding GNAT family N-acetyltransferase, which produces MSGYSAPRPISEHDVVADFDSGEPTLDQYLRGRALANHVEGASRCFVTCREGRVVGFYALASAAVERAGTPGQVRRNMPDPVPVILLSRLAIDRREQGKGLGAALLRDAITRAVAAAEIIGVRALLVHALHEPARTFYAHFDFEPSPTDPLHLLLLIKDARALLDPRW; this is translated from the coding sequence GTGAGCGGTTACAGCGCGCCACGTCCGATCAGCGAGCACGATGTGGTCGCCGACTTCGATTCCGGTGAGCCCACTCTGGACCAATACTTGCGGGGCCGGGCGCTGGCCAACCACGTCGAAGGCGCCTCTCGGTGCTTCGTGACGTGTCGGGAGGGCCGTGTCGTCGGGTTCTACGCATTGGCCTCGGCGGCGGTAGAGCGCGCCGGGACCCCCGGCCAGGTACGGCGCAACATGCCCGACCCGGTGCCGGTGATCCTGTTGTCCCGGCTGGCAATCGACCGTAGGGAACAGGGCAAGGGGTTGGGCGCTGCACTGCTGCGGGACGCGATCACCCGCGCAGTGGCCGCCGCCGAGATTATCGGCGTCCGGGCGTTACTGGTGCATGCTCTGCATGAGCCGGCTCGCACGTTCTACGCGCACTTCGACTTCGAGCCCTCACCAACGGATCCGCTGCACCTGCTGCTGTTGATCAAAGACGCCCGCGCTCTGCTCGACCCGCGCTGGTGA
- a CDS encoding DUF2075 domain-containing protein, translating to MTLIRTTAARVCEMAPESLVEHLLEQMLYRTGRRAAPAEQTSWKRSIPILAADLVDAGLGEIEMLVEYHLPLTSQRADVVLAGTHPRTGEASYVVVELKQWSAAYAFEGDPEILDVPGVPGGPRLHPVIQVRGYCEYLCDFARVLADQPDALAGMAYLHNATDPALVKDLLAVPVSTTGRLFTAADRGSMLEFLRSRLAPGPGRQAADLLINSPVAPSKQLLKLAAAEIRDRPQFRLIGNQQLAVDLVMHTVEHARAGNTKRVIVITGGPGSGKSVIALSLVGELARRGRTVIHATGSRSFTQTLRKVAAVRAPKVKALFKYFNQFMTADPNGLDVLVLDEAHRIRQTSANRFTRAEHRTDRLQIDELVAAARVPVFLLDEHQVVRPGEMGTLAQIERHASHLGLGFEHIALGEQFRCGGSEEYVRWAVRLLGLAENEPPVVWSGDPQFDVRVAETPEEMEHLLRSEMQKGYTARITAGYCWPWSDAGKDGTLVPDVRIGAWSRPWNSKSERRMGDAPPSALWATDEGGFGQVGCVYTAQGFEYDWNGVIIGPDLVWRGGRFVSVREASKDPDFRNSNRVPDSRFDVLVRHVYKVLLTRGMIGTVIYSTDRETRQALRSMVGSGVTDNGYGHTNIPEVELSRLE from the coding sequence GTGACGCTCATCCGGACAACCGCTGCACGCGTTTGTGAGATGGCACCGGAGTCGTTGGTGGAGCATTTGTTGGAGCAGATGCTCTATCGAACTGGGCGCCGCGCTGCTCCTGCTGAACAAACCTCTTGGAAGCGGAGCATTCCAATCCTGGCAGCGGATCTTGTCGATGCCGGGCTCGGGGAAATCGAGATGCTCGTCGAGTATCACCTGCCGCTGACGTCGCAGCGTGCCGATGTTGTTCTCGCTGGGACACATCCGAGAACCGGCGAAGCCTCCTATGTCGTCGTGGAGTTGAAGCAGTGGTCGGCTGCATACGCCTTCGAAGGCGACCCGGAAATCCTTGATGTGCCAGGGGTTCCGGGTGGCCCGCGGCTGCATCCGGTGATTCAGGTGCGCGGCTACTGCGAATACTTGTGTGACTTCGCTCGCGTATTGGCAGACCAGCCTGATGCGTTGGCCGGAATGGCATACCTGCATAACGCGACCGATCCTGCGCTGGTCAAGGATTTGCTCGCGGTACCCGTGTCGACGACAGGCCGCCTGTTCACCGCTGCCGACCGGGGTTCCATGCTTGAATTCCTCCGTTCCAGACTCGCGCCCGGGCCTGGACGCCAAGCGGCTGACCTTTTGATCAACTCACCCGTGGCTCCGTCGAAACAACTCCTGAAGCTTGCGGCTGCTGAGATCCGCGACCGGCCGCAATTTCGACTGATCGGCAACCAGCAACTCGCAGTCGATCTGGTCATGCACACCGTTGAGCATGCCCGTGCCGGAAACACCAAGCGGGTCATCGTGATAACAGGCGGTCCGGGCAGTGGCAAAAGCGTCATCGCGCTGTCTTTGGTCGGCGAGTTGGCTCGTCGCGGTCGCACCGTCATCCATGCAACCGGCTCCCGGTCGTTCACCCAGACGCTGCGGAAAGTTGCCGCTGTCCGGGCTCCAAAGGTCAAGGCGCTGTTCAAATACTTCAACCAGTTCATGACCGCCGACCCCAATGGCTTGGACGTGCTTGTTCTCGATGAGGCTCACCGCATTAGACAAACCTCCGCGAATAGATTCACACGGGCGGAACACAGGACCGACCGCCTGCAGATCGACGAACTCGTCGCCGCCGCCCGGGTGCCGGTATTCCTTCTCGACGAACATCAGGTCGTGCGTCCCGGCGAGATGGGCACCCTCGCTCAGATAGAGCGCCACGCAAGTCACCTGGGGCTCGGCTTTGAGCACATCGCGTTGGGCGAGCAGTTCCGATGCGGCGGCAGCGAGGAATACGTGCGTTGGGCGGTCCGACTGCTGGGTCTCGCCGAGAATGAGCCACCAGTCGTGTGGTCGGGTGATCCGCAGTTCGACGTACGTGTCGCCGAAACCCCTGAGGAGATGGAGCACCTTCTGCGAAGCGAGATGCAGAAGGGCTACACCGCGCGGATCACTGCGGGGTACTGCTGGCCGTGGAGTGATGCCGGCAAAGACGGGACGCTTGTTCCTGACGTTCGGATTGGGGCGTGGTCGCGCCCGTGGAATAGCAAGAGCGAGCGGCGCATGGGAGATGCGCCGCCCAGTGCGCTATGGGCCACCGATGAAGGCGGCTTCGGTCAAGTCGGCTGTGTTTATACGGCTCAGGGTTTTGAGTACGACTGGAATGGTGTGATCATCGGGCCGGATCTAGTGTGGCGAGGGGGGAGATTCGTCAGCGTCCGCGAAGCAAGCAAAGACCCTGACTTCCGCAATTCGAACAGGGTGCCCGACAGTAGGTTCGACGTCCTCGTCCGGCATGTTTACAAAGTCCTGCTCACCCGCGGGATGATTGGCACGGTGATCTATTCCACCGACCGTGAAACACGTCAGGCGCTGCGCTCGATGGTCGGTTCTGGTGTAACTGACAATGGCTATGGCCACACCAACATCCCCGAAGTGGAGCTGAGCAGGCTCGAATAG
- a CDS encoding TetR/AcrR family transcriptional regulator, translated as MSDHTDDSMCCPWSEREAQLLAITLELLQEHGYDRLSVDAVAAKAKASKATMYRRWPSKADLVLAAFIEGTRATATPPHTGSLRGDLLEIGRGTCEQTQEHMRTLRAVLNEMTRNPALQEVMQEQFVRQRRSVFESVLADAAKRGEIPSSTIHEELFDLMPGYLVFRSVVCDRPPTDETVEAVVDRVLIPLLKAGQSSNAAQSGAGTT; from the coding sequence ATGTCCGACCACACGGACGACTCGATGTGCTGTCCGTGGAGCGAGCGCGAAGCGCAGCTGCTGGCGATCACGCTGGAGCTGCTGCAGGAACACGGATACGACCGCCTCAGCGTCGACGCGGTGGCCGCCAAAGCCAAGGCCAGCAAGGCGACGATGTACCGACGGTGGCCGTCGAAGGCGGATCTGGTGCTGGCGGCCTTCATCGAAGGGACCCGCGCAACCGCCACACCGCCCCACACCGGTTCGTTGCGCGGTGACTTGTTGGAGATCGGCCGTGGGACGTGTGAGCAGACGCAGGAGCACATGCGCACCCTGCGGGCCGTGCTCAACGAGATGACGCGCAACCCGGCCCTGCAGGAGGTCATGCAGGAGCAGTTTGTCCGACAGCGCAGATCGGTGTTTGAGAGCGTGCTGGCTGACGCCGCGAAGCGCGGCGAGATTCCGTCGTCGACGATCCACGAAGAGCTCTTCGATCTGATGCCGGGGTATCTCGTGTTCCGATCTGTGGTGTGCGACCGGCCGCCGACCGACGAGACGGTCGAAGCCGTCGTCGACCGTGTCCTGATTCCGCTGCTGAAAGCGGGGCAGTCGAGTAACGCCGCGCAATCTGGAGCGGGCACAACGTAG
- a CDS encoding MmpS family transport accessory protein, with amino-acid sequence MSVSKLARRHWITIVAVLVVALVVFTVDRLHGIFGSNNEISRSGSEALENTGYNPKHVLFEVYGTPGSTATINYLDIHAQPQRVADVPLPWSINLTTDDPTMYADLRAQGDGDTIGCRITVNGIVKDERSSDNVNGYIACLDKTA; translated from the coding sequence ATCTCGGTGAGCAAGCTTGCGCGTCGGCATTGGATAACCATCGTGGCCGTCCTGGTGGTCGCCCTCGTCGTCTTCACCGTCGACCGATTACACGGCATCTTCGGCTCCAACAACGAGATCTCCCGGTCCGGGTCGGAAGCCCTGGAGAACACCGGATACAACCCCAAGCACGTGCTGTTCGAGGTCTACGGAACCCCTGGGTCCACGGCCACCATCAACTACCTCGACATCCACGCCCAGCCGCAACGCGTCGCCGACGTGCCGCTGCCGTGGTCGATCAATCTCACGACGGATGACCCGACCATGTACGCCGACCTGCGCGCCCAAGGCGACGGCGACACCATCGGCTGCCGGATCACCGTCAACGGGATCGTCAAGGACGAAAGGTCGTCGGACAACGTGAACGGATACATCGCCTGCTTGGACAAGACGGCATGA